A single genomic interval of Camelina sativa cultivar DH55 chromosome 11, Cs, whole genome shotgun sequence harbors:
- the LOC104723697 gene encoding DExH-box ATP-dependent RNA helicase DExH16, mitochondrial-like isoform X1, with protein MAYSAVVGFRKVSALGISRVLQADKGSLWRFQLETQFGEVLRLGLLTRNYRKNSGPPKFDFTGTEATSKFDFTDLTCPHTWYPIARKKKRKVILHVGPTNSGKTYSALKHLEKSSSGVYCGPLRLLAWEVAKRLNKANVPCDLITGQEKELKEGATHKAVTVEMADVTSVYDCAIIDEIQMVGCTQRGFAFTRALLGIAADELHLCGDPAVVPLVEDILKVTGDDVEVHTYERLSPLVPLKEPVSSVSSIKTGDCLVTFSRKDIYAYKKIIERAGNHFCSVVYGSLPPETRTTQATRFNDETNDFDVLVASDAIGMGLNLNISRIIFSTLQKFDGTGTRDLTVSEIKQIAGRAGRFQSKFPIGEVTCLHKEDLPLLHASLKSPSPLLERAGLFPTFDLLCRYSLAHPKHGLYQILEHFVENAKLSSNYFISNVEDMMKVAAIVDELPLGLQEKYLFVVSPVDVNDEISGQGLAQFAQNFSKAGVVRLREILAPDRVKVPKTPTELKELESIHKVLDLYVWLSLRLEDSFPDREVATSQKSICNLLIEQFLEGNRLNSPTRVSRYLRRQKF; from the exons atggcgTATTCTGCTGTTGTTGGGTTTCGAAAGGTTTCAGCTTTGGGGATTTCTCGTGTTCTTCAAG CTGATAAGGGAAGTTTGTGGCGGTTTCAATTGGAAACTCAGTTTGGTGAGGTTTTGAGATTAGGTTTATTGACTAGGAACTATAGAAAGAACTCTGGACCCCCAAAGTTCGACTTCACGGGGACGGAAGCTACCTCAAAGTTCGATTTCACTGATCTCAC CTGTCCTCATACATGGTATCCAATTGCTCGGAAGAAGAAGCGCAAGGTCATTCTACATGTTGGCCCAACAAACAGCGGGAAGACATATAGTGCCCTTAAGCACCTTGAGAAGAGTTCTTCAG GTGTATATTGTGGTCCGTTAAGGTTGTTGGCATGGGAGGTAGCTAAACGTTTAAACAAAGCAAATGTTCCTTGTGATTTGATCACGGGACAAGAGAAAGAGTTAAAGGAAGGGGCAACACACAAAGCTGTGACAGTTGAAATGGCTGATGTTACATCGGTCTACGACTGTGCCATCATTGACGAAATTCAG ATGGTGGGGTGCACACAAAGGGGGTTTGCATTTACTCGTGCTCTACTTGGAATCGCAGCTGATGAGCTACATTTATGTGGTGATCCTGCTGTCGTACCTCTTGTTGAAGATATACTGAAAGTAACTGGAGATGATGTCGAG gTTCATACATATGAGAGGCTTTCACCATTAGTCCCTTTGAAGGAGCCTGTTTCATCAGTTTCCAGTATTAAAACTGGGGATTGCCTTGTCACCTTTTCTCGAAAAGATATATATGCATACAAG AAAATAATTGAACGTGCGGGGAACCATTTTTGCTCTGTGGTTTATGGTTCATTGCCTCCCGAGACTCGCACGACACAG GCGACAAGGTTTAACGACGAGACCAATGACTTTGATGTTCTTGTTGCCAGCGATGCGATTGGCATGGGTCttaatttgaatatttcaaGGATTATCTTCTCGACCCTCCAAAAATTTGATGGTACCGGGACCAGAGACTTAACAGTATCTGAGATTAAACAAATTGCAG GGAGAGCTGGCCGATTCCAATCAAAGTTCCCTATTGGTGAAGTAACTTGTTTGCACAAAGAAGATCTTCCGTTGCTCCACGCGTCTCTCAAGTCTCCTTCACCTCTTCTTGAG CGGGCTGGACTATTTCCAACATTTGACCTCCTGTGTAGGTATTCCCTAGCACACCCTAAACACGGGTTGTACCAAATACTG GAACACTTTGTTGAAAATGCTAAGCTGTCTTCAAACTACTTCATCTCTAATGTCGAAGACATGATG AAAGTTGCCGCTATTGTTGATGAATTACCCCTCGGATTGCAAGAGAAATACCTTTTTGTGGTCAG TCCAGTTGATGTGAATGACGAAATTTCAGGTCAGGGACTTGCACAG TTTGCTCAAAACTTCTCAAAGGCAGGCGTTGTGAGACTCCGGGAGATACTTGCACCCGACAGAGTTAAGGTTCCCAAAACACCAACAGAACTCAAGGAACTTGAATCCATTCACAAG GTTTTGGATCTGTACGTATGGTTAAGCTTAAGGCTAGAGGATTCTTTTCCTGACCGCGAAGTAGCAACTTCGCAAAAGTCTATCTGCAATTT ATTGATTGAGCAATTCTTAGAGGGAAATAGATTAAACTCTCCTACCCGCGTCTCACGATATCTAAGGCGACAAAAATTCTGA
- the LOC104723697 gene encoding DExH-box ATP-dependent RNA helicase DExH16, mitochondrial-like isoform X2: MAYSAVVGFRKVSALGISRVLQADKGSLWRFQLETQFGEVLRLGLLTRNYRKNSGPPKFDFTGTEATSKFDFTDLTCPHTWYPIARKKKRKVILHVGPTNSGKTYSALKHLEKSSSGVYCGPLRLLAWEVAKRLNKANVPCDLITGQEKELKEGATHKAVTVEMADVTSVYDCAIIDEIQMVGCTQRGFAFTRALLGIAADELHLCGDPAVVPLVEDILKVTGDDVEVHTYERLSPLVPLKEPVSSVSSIKTGDCLVTFSRKDIYAYKKIIERAGNHFCSVVYGSLPPETRTTQATRFNDETNDFDVLVASDAIGMGLNLNISRIIFSTLQKFDGTGTRDLTVSEIKQIAGRAGRFQSKFPIGEVTCLHKEDLPLLHASLKSPSPLLERAGLFPTFDLLCRYSLAHPKHGLYQILEHFVENAKLSSNYFISNVEDMMKVAAIVDELPLGLQEKYLFVVS, from the exons atggcgTATTCTGCTGTTGTTGGGTTTCGAAAGGTTTCAGCTTTGGGGATTTCTCGTGTTCTTCAAG CTGATAAGGGAAGTTTGTGGCGGTTTCAATTGGAAACTCAGTTTGGTGAGGTTTTGAGATTAGGTTTATTGACTAGGAACTATAGAAAGAACTCTGGACCCCCAAAGTTCGACTTCACGGGGACGGAAGCTACCTCAAAGTTCGATTTCACTGATCTCAC CTGTCCTCATACATGGTATCCAATTGCTCGGAAGAAGAAGCGCAAGGTCATTCTACATGTTGGCCCAACAAACAGCGGGAAGACATATAGTGCCCTTAAGCACCTTGAGAAGAGTTCTTCAG GTGTATATTGTGGTCCGTTAAGGTTGTTGGCATGGGAGGTAGCTAAACGTTTAAACAAAGCAAATGTTCCTTGTGATTTGATCACGGGACAAGAGAAAGAGTTAAAGGAAGGGGCAACACACAAAGCTGTGACAGTTGAAATGGCTGATGTTACATCGGTCTACGACTGTGCCATCATTGACGAAATTCAG ATGGTGGGGTGCACACAAAGGGGGTTTGCATTTACTCGTGCTCTACTTGGAATCGCAGCTGATGAGCTACATTTATGTGGTGATCCTGCTGTCGTACCTCTTGTTGAAGATATACTGAAAGTAACTGGAGATGATGTCGAG gTTCATACATATGAGAGGCTTTCACCATTAGTCCCTTTGAAGGAGCCTGTTTCATCAGTTTCCAGTATTAAAACTGGGGATTGCCTTGTCACCTTTTCTCGAAAAGATATATATGCATACAAG AAAATAATTGAACGTGCGGGGAACCATTTTTGCTCTGTGGTTTATGGTTCATTGCCTCCCGAGACTCGCACGACACAG GCGACAAGGTTTAACGACGAGACCAATGACTTTGATGTTCTTGTTGCCAGCGATGCGATTGGCATGGGTCttaatttgaatatttcaaGGATTATCTTCTCGACCCTCCAAAAATTTGATGGTACCGGGACCAGAGACTTAACAGTATCTGAGATTAAACAAATTGCAG GGAGAGCTGGCCGATTCCAATCAAAGTTCCCTATTGGTGAAGTAACTTGTTTGCACAAAGAAGATCTTCCGTTGCTCCACGCGTCTCTCAAGTCTCCTTCACCTCTTCTTGAG CGGGCTGGACTATTTCCAACATTTGACCTCCTGTGTAGGTATTCCCTAGCACACCCTAAACACGGGTTGTACCAAATACTG GAACACTTTGTTGAAAATGCTAAGCTGTCTTCAAACTACTTCATCTCTAATGTCGAAGACATGATG AAAGTTGCCGCTATTGTTGATGAATTACCCCTCGGATTGCAAGAGAAATACCTTTTTGTGGTCAG TTGA
- the LOC109127477 gene encoding defensin-like protein 232 produces MRRCTTLMMFSCVFICLILSHVEEAEAGAPPQDCWDEIRFPGKCGVHGKKDCFKKVESKIKQRVLQCFCNDVERGPNTSKDEHYCSCQRENPYECH; encoded by the exons ATGAGGAGGTGTACTACTTTGAtgatgttttcttgtgtttttatttgtCTGATTCTAAGCCATGTTGAAG AGGCGGAAGCTGGAGCACCTCCCCAAGACTGTTGGGATGAGATCCGATTTCCTGGAAAATGTGGTGTTCACGGAAAGAAAGATTGCTTCAAAAAAGTGGAATCCAAGATAAAACAACGTGTTCTTCAATGTTTCTGTAATGATGTAGAAAGAGGTCCCAATACATCTAAGGACGAACATTACTGCAGTTGTCAAAGAGAGAATCCCTATGAGTGTCATTAA
- the LOC104723698 gene encoding serine/threonine-protein kinase HT1-like, with amino-acid sequence MENKSEDDGSNIKKDKVFRADKIDLKSLDRQLEKHLSRVWSRNLEANPKAKEEWEIDLAKLETSNVIARGTYGTVYKGIYDGQDVAVKVLDWEDDGYETTAKAATNRALFRQEVTVWHKLNHPNVTKFVGASMGTTNLKITSADSKNSLPQQACCVVVEYLSGGTLKQHLIGHRNKKLAFKAVIKLALDLARGLSYLHSEKIVHRDVKTENMLLDGQKNLKIADFGVARVEALNPKDMTGETGSLGYMAPEVIDGKPYNRRCDVYSFGICLWEIYCCDMPYPDLSFVDVSSAVVLHNLRPEIPRCCPTALASIMKACWDGNPQKRPEMNEVVTLLEQVDTTKGGGMIREDQSPGCFCFAPARGP; translated from the exons ATGGAGAACAAGTCAGAAGATGATGGGAGTAACATCAAGAAAGACAAGGTCTTTCGAGCTGATAAGATTGATTTGAAGAGCTTAGATAGACAGCTTGAGAAACATCTGAGTAGGGTTTGGTCGAGGAATCTTGAGGCGAATCCTAAAGCCAAGGAGGAATGGGAGATTGATTTGGCTAAGTTGGAAACAAGTAATGTTATTGCTCGTGGAACTTATGGTACTGTCTACAAAGGCATTTATGATGGACAAGATGTTGCag TGAAGGTGCTTGATTGGGAAGATGATGGGTATGAAACAACTGCCAAGGCCGCTACAAACCGAGCTTTGTTTCGTCAAGAGGTCACTGTTTGGCACAAACTCAACCATCCAAATGTCACAAAG TTTGTTGGAGCGTCAATGGGAACAACAAATCTTAAAATAACGTCAGCAGATTCAAAAAACTCGTTGCCTCAACAAGCGTGCTGTGTGGTTGTGGAGTATCTCTCTGGTGGAACATTGAAGCAACACTTGATTGGTCATAGGAACAAGAAACTCGCTTTTAAAGCAGTTATCAAACTAGCTCTTGATCTCGCCCGCGG GCTAAGCTATTTGCACTCAGAGAAGATTGTGCATCGGGATGTGAAAACAGAGAATATGCTTTTGGATGGTCAGAAGAATTTGAAAATAGCGGATTTTGGAGTAGCACGAGTAGAAGCACTTAATCCAAAAGACATGACAGGAGAAACCGGTTCTCTTGGATACATGGCTCCTGag GTCATTGACGGTAAGCCATACAACAGAAGGTGCGATGTCTACAGCTTTGGGATATGTTTATGGGAAATCTACTGTTGCGATATGCCTTATCCTGATCTTAGCTTTGTCGATGTTTCTTCCGCGGTTGTCTTACAT aatCTGAGACCAGAGATACCGAGATGCTGTCCAACTGCATTGGCGAGCATAATGAAAGCATGTTGGGATGGGAATCCGCAGAAACGGCCGGAGATGAACGAGGTGGTGACACTGCTTGAACAAGTTGATACCACTAAAGGTGGCGGAATGATACGGGAAGATCAGAGTCCGGGATGTTTCTGCTTTGCTCCGGCTCGTGGACCTTGA